A single window of Syntrophus aciditrophicus SB DNA harbors:
- a CDS encoding helix-turn-helix domain-containing protein produces the protein MKPNQIKAALAERGIRQREIARECSVTDTQVSRVIKQCDFIVSTKVAKAIAKRLGMPLEKVFPAYRPKKQAA, from the coding sequence ATGAAACCAAACCAGATAAAGGCCGCCCTGGCGGAGAGAGGGATTCGGCAGCGGGAGATCGCCCGCGAGTGTTCCGTTACGGATACCCAGGTCAGCCGGGTCATCAAGCAGTGCGACTTCATAGTCTCCACCAAGGTGGCGAAGGCTATCGCAAAACGGCTCGGCATGCCACTGGAGAAGGTTTTCCCGGCGTACCGACCGAAAAAACAGGCCGCGTAA